From the Devosia sp. FJ2-5-3 genome, the window GACAAAGGTATTGTCGATGTCGGGGATGAAGCTGGTTGCCCAGTCGAGCGTGCCTTCGGCGAGTGCGGCGAGAACCTGCGGGTTGTCGGCCAGCTGCGGCATGCGCAGGCAGTCGACCTTGAGGTTTTCCGCATCCCAATAGTGCGGGTTGGCGCACTGTTCGTAGACCTGCGGCGTGAAGCGGGTGATTTCGGTCATCGGCCCGGAAGCGACCGGGTTCTCGTTGGCGAAGGTTACGGGATCTTCGATCGAGGCCCAGATATGCTCGGGAACGATCGGCATGCCGACAATGGTGTTGGCGATGAGCGAGTTGGCTTCGGTGAGGTTGAAGCGCACGGTGCGATCATCGACCTTTTCGACCGATGTCAGCTGCTGGGAGACGGAAATGAAGTCCAGCGCCGGGAACTTCTTGAGATAGTCGTAGGTGAAGACGATGTCGTCGGCGTCGAGTGTCTCGCCGTCCGACCACTTGAGGCCCTCACGCAGGGTGAACGTGATCGACATCAGATCGTCGGCCAGGTCGAAGCTCTCGGCCAGGCGGAAATTGGGCTCATTGCCCTTGAGGCGGTTGAACACCACCAGCGGCTCGTACATGAAGTCGAGCGTGGTGTAGCGGGCAGAGGTCTGACCGAACGGGTTGAAATTGCGCACGAACGTGGTCGTCTGCTCCGAGCTGAGCGTCAGGACGTTCTGGGCAAAAGCGGGTGCCGCCATTGCCAACACTGCTGCGGACGTTGCCGCCAGAAGTGTGAGTTTCCTCATTTTTCCAGTCTCCTTGCTTGGTGGTTCGCCTCAGGCGACGCCACGCTCCCTGAAAATCTGTTCCACCTCGGCATGGAGTGCATGCACGTCCACGCGGTGTGTTCCCAGCCTGCCCTCTGCGCGCGCGATGCGCTCGAGGCTTTTCTCGCTCAAAGGACGGGCTGCCTTGCAGGCCGCCTGGCTCTGAGAAAGGTCGCCCTGGCTATGAAGGGCTATATCGTAGCCGGCGTCGAGGGCGGCGGTTACCCGCTCATCCCAGCTGCCGGTAAGGGCATCCATGGTCAGGCAATCGGTGATCAGCACGCCATCATAGTCCAGCGTATCGCGGATCAGCTCGCAGACGCGCGGCGAGATCGAGGCCGGCAGGTCGGGATCGATCTGGGTAAAGATCAGATGGGCCACCATCGCCCAAGGCGTGTCCTTGAGGCGGATGAAGGGGAGGAAATCTGTGTCCATCATCTCCTCGACTGAAGCGCGGACGACGGGCAGGTCGTGGTGGGGGTCGACATCGACGCGGCCATAGCCGGGGATGTGCTTCATGATCGGCATCGAGCCGACCTCGAGCAGGGCTTCGATCGCCACGCGGCCAAATTCTGCCACGAGCTCGGGGTCCGAACCCAGCGAGCGCGACGAGATGATGTCATGGGTGCCCGGACGGGCAAGATCGACAACCGGGGTCGTGCCCGAGCCGATGTTGAGATCGCTCATCATCGAGCCCATGGCCAGATGGCTCTGGCGCAGCGCGTGCTTGGCCAGCTCGCGGTCCTTTTTGGCAAGCGCTGCAAAATGGCCGAGCGGACGGAAGAGGGGCCAATTGCCATTGTCGAGGCGCTGCACCCGGCCGCCTTCCTGGTCGATATAGACCGGGGCGTCGTCGCGGCCGACGGCTTCCTTGAACTGGCTGACCAGCTTGTGGATCTGGTCGTGGTTGTCCAGATTGCGCTTGAACAGAAAAAGCCCGAATGGATTGGTCTCGCGGAAAAAGGCGATTTCGTCAGCCGAAAGCTCATAGCCTGGCATGCCGACGAAAAGGGCGAGGGGTGTGGTCGAAGCCATGGTCAGTTTTCCGGTTCGGTCTTGGGCTTGATGCGCAGCAGGCCCTGGTAGATGTCTTCATTGTCGGAGGGAATCGGCATGGCGCCGGCGGCCTTGACGTAGAAGTCGACAGGCCCGGCCGAGCCGATAATGGCATAGGCGTAGCCCTGGGCCTTCATCGCCACGAGAGTGTGATAGAAGAGCGCGAGGCCAATGCCCTTGCCGCGCTGGTCTTCGGAGACGCCGGTGGGGCCGAAAAAGCCGCGCGCGGTGGCATCATGGCAGGCAAAGCCGACCAGTTGCCCGTCAACAGTTGCGATGAGGCAACCGGGGGGCTGGTGGGCCATGGCGGCCGAAACTTCGCTGACCCAATATTCGGAAAAGTGGGTGCGCACCCAATCCTTGATGATGTGCTGCTCGGGGGGCAGGGCGACGCGGATAGTCGCCTCGACGGCCTCTGCCTTTCTGCGCAGCTCGTCCATCTTGCGGCTATAGAGATTGACCAGCAGATCCATGATCAGCTCGCGATGCGGGGGTGATCGGCAGCGGCGCGGCGCAGGAAGCCATCAGCGCCACTGAGGGCCGCCTGGGCGTCTGCAGCATTCATGCCGGTGAGGGCCATGAGGATGGCCAGCTTCACATTATTGCCCGCCTCGACCAGATAGCGCTCGGCCTCGTCATTGGAGCAGCCTGAGACTTCCGCAAGCATGCGGGTGGCGCGCGCCGAGAGCTTGGCGTTGGAGACCGAGAGGTCAACCATGAGGTTTTCGTAGCTCTTGCCGATCCGGATCATGGATGCGGTGGTGAGCATGTTGAGAACGAGCTTTTGGGCGGTACCCGATTTGAGGCGGGTGGAGCCGGTAAGCGCCTCAGGTCCCACGACCGGCGAAATGGCGATTTTGGCGATGTCGGCAATGGCCGAAATGGGATTGCAGGAGAGGGAAACGGTGGTGGCGCCCACTTCATTGGCATATTCGAGCGCGCCGATGACGTAAGGCGTACGGCCGCTGACGGCGATGCCGACGACAACGTCGCGGGCCTCCAGCTTGGCCTTCTCGAGATCGCGGCGGCCTTCGTTGCGGTCATCCTCGGCCCCTTCGATGGGGTGGCGCAAGGCACGGTCGCCACCGGCGATTATGCCGACGACCATGGTCTCGGGGACGCCGAAAGTGGGCGGACATTCGGAAGCATCGAGCACACCAAGGCGACCGCTGGTGCCCGCACCGGCATAGATGAGCCGACCGCCGGCCTTGAAGGCCTCAACAATGCAGTCGACCACTTCGGCGATTTGTGGGAGCACGGCATTCACCGCGCCAGCCACCTTGGCGTCTTCCGCGTTCATGGCGGCGAGAATCTGCTCGGTCGACATGAGGTCGATCTGCATCGTGTCAGGATTGCGGGCCTCGGAGACCAGATGTTCGAGTTCCGCGATCAGTGTGCTTTTTGCCATCGTGCCATCACTCATAGAATGGCTCGATGCTATGAACGAATATTCCGTCTGTCAACGAAAGTTGGAATATTGTATTCCGAAATGCGTCAGTGTGTGTGTAGAATGGTGGAAAAGCGGCGGGTATTGCGCCGCCAAGCTGGCGAGGGCGTGGCTAGAGTGATTTGGGAGTCATTCAGGGTCGTTGCGTGAGGGCAGTTGCGCCGCAGAGGCAGACTGCCTTGGCGCTGCGCGCTCGTCTACCGGGTTGCCGCTGGGGCCGAGGCGCGGGAGCTGCGGCGCATCAGTGATGGAAACAAGCATGTCGGTTCTGAAACTGCTCGAGGCGCAGAAGGCGTCGATGACCCTCGCAGACAGGGAGATCGCCGAATTCATTCTCGAGGATCCGGCGCGAATGCTGGATCTGTCCTCTGCAGCCCTGGCCGAAGCGACCGGGCGCAGCCAATCGAGCGTCGTAAAGTTCAGCCAGAAACTGGGTTACAGCGGCTATCAGCAGCTGAAAATGGCGGTGACGACCGCTCGGGCGATGGAGTGGCACGCGCCGGGCGGCGTGATCCATGGATCGATCGACGCCAGCGACAGCCACATGACCATCGTGCAGAAGCTGATCAGCAGCAAACTTCTATCCATGCGTGAAACCGCTTCCGCCAATGACGAGGAGACGATCACGGCGGCGCTTGCAAAGCTCGTCGGGGCGCGGAAACTTCTCCTGGCAGGTGTCGGGGCCTCATCGCTGGTGGCAAAGGATTTTTCCTACAAGCTGCTCAAGCTCGGGCGGACAGTGCTGCTCAACAGCGACAATCACATCCAGATTTCCAACGCCTCGGCACTGGGCAAAAGCGATGCGCTGATGGCGCTGTCCTATTCGGGGCGCAGCGTGGAAACCCTGCGCATTGCCGAACTCGCCAAGAAACGGGGGGCGACGGTGATCTCCGTCACGGGGCTCCAGTCCAATCCCCTGGCGGAAGTGGCCGACATCAAGCTGTTCACCGTGGCCGACGAGGACCGTGTGCGTTCATCGGCCATCACCGCCCGCGACGCCCAGCTTGTGTTGATGGACATGCTGTTCATCCTGCTGCTGCGCCACCAGGGCGATGCCTATGATTACATCCACAACAGCGAAACGGCCGTCACAGTGCTGAAGGCCTGAACACCTTCAAAAGCGTGCTTTCTCGGGCGTCGTGGATTTGTAATATTCTATTCTTGACACTTTCTCGTTTTGGAATTCAATATTCCTGAACTGTGGGCCTCTTCTCGGAGAGCGGCCCGTATTGGTGCGACCGTCCGGAGCGGGCGCCCTAAGGAGGTATCTTGGCTCAACTGTCACTGCGCGGCATCAAGAAGCGTTTCAAGGACACTGCGGTGCTGCACGGGATCGATCTCGAGATCGGGGATCGTGAATTCGTGGTGTTTGTCGGACCATCCGGCTGTGGCAAGTCAACCCTCCTGCGGCTGATCGCCGGGCTCGATCCGATCACCGACGGTGAGTTCATCCTCAACGGCCAGCGCATGAACGATGTGCCGCCCTCGCGACGCGGCATCGCGATGGTGTTCCAGTCCTATGCGCTCTATCCGCATATGGACGTCTACGAAAACATGGCCTTTGGCGCGCGGCTGATGGGATTGACCAAGGACGAGGTCGAGGCGCGGATCGCCGAGGCGGCGCGCATGCTGCGACTGGAGCCGCTGCTCCAGCGCAAGCCGCGCGAGCTTTCGGGTGGCCAGCGCCAGCGCGTCGCCATCGGGCGTGCCCTGGTGCGCAAGCCGGCGGTGTTCCTGCTGGACGAGCCACTCTCCAACCTCGATGCGGCGCTGCGCTCGGAAGTCCGCCTGGAAATCGCCAAGCTGCACCGCGATATCGGCGGCACCATGATCTACGTGACCCACGACCAGGTCGAGGCCATGACGCTGGCCGACAAGATCGTGGTGATGAATGCCGGACGGATCGAGCAGGTCGGCAGCCCGCGCGAACTCTACGAAACGCCGGCAAATACTTTTGTTGCCACCTTCATCGGATCGCCGCGCATGACGCTGGTCGATGTCGAGCGGCGGGGCGATACGCTGGCGATGAAAGGGGAGGGCGGCAGCGTGACGCCGGGGGCCCTGCCGGAGGAGACCAGGCTCAAGCTTGGCTTGCGTTCCGATGCGGTGCGTCTGTCGCGAAATGGCGGCGAAGGATTTGCCGGGCAGGTCGTCTACACCGAATATCTTGGCGACAACGCCTATGTCTATGTGCGCCTTGCCGACGGCACCCTGCTGGCCGCGCGAACCACGCCAAACGATCTTTATGCGCCCGACGAAATCGTCACCATCGGCCTCGAGCCGGCCGGCGCGCACTATTTTTCCGCCGATACCGGTCGGCGGCTGGTCCCGGTCGGGACCTGATCGAGCTCATCAAGGAGGGAATAATGAAAACCAACATCGTCCGCATCGGCGCAGCAGTCGCCGCACTGATCATGGCCGCACCGGCCATGGCCCAGGAATTGACATTCTGGAGCTGGCGCCAGGAAGACCGCGCCGCCTATGAGCAGTTCATCGACACCTTCGAGGCTGCCAATCCAGGTATCACGGTCAAGTTCGAGACCTTTGAAGCCACCAATTACAACACCATCCTGGCGACTGCCCTTGCTGGCGGCACCGGTCCGGACCTGGCACAGGTTCGCGCCTATGGTGGCCTCGAGAATCTGGCCGTTGGTGGCTATCTCGAGCCACTGACCGCCGAGAACGTTCCGGCGATCGCCAATTTCAACCCTGCGGCCCTTGCTGCCGAGTCGATGCGCGCGGACGGCACGCTCTACGCCGTTCCGTTTGCCAGCCAGACCCAGCTGGTCATCTACAACAAGACCATTTTCGACCAGAACGGCATTGCCGAGCCCAACACCTGGGAAGAACTGGTTGCAGCTTCCCAGAAGCTCAAGGATGCGGGCGTCATTCCGTTTGCCAACGGTACTGCTACGGCATGGCAGAACGAGACCGTGACCTTCGGCCTCGGCTCGACCCTGTTCGGTCGCGATTTCTACGACGAACTGATCGCCGGCACGACCGACTTCACCGATGAGCGCTTTACCTCGGCCCTGGGCGACGTTGCCGCGCTGGCCAAGGACTATTTCGCCGACGGCTTCATCGGCCTCGACTACCCGTCCGCCCAGCAGCTGTTTGCTTCGGGCATGGCCGGCATGTTCGTGGGCGGCTCCTATGAGCTCTCGACCTTCAAGACCATGAATCCCGACATCGAGATGGGCATGTTCGCCGCTCCGGGTCGCGCCGCTGACGACGAAAAGCTCGTCGCCATCTATTTCGACGGTGGCTATGCCATCAACGAAGCCGGCAAGAACAAGGAAGCCGCGTTCAAGTTCCTGAACTATCTGGCCAGCACCGAATTCGGCCAGTCCATGGCCGACACGCTCAAGACCCTCTCCGCCGTTCCGGGAGTCAAGTTCGACAGCGCCGATCTGGCCGAGATCAACGAGCTGAACCAGCACTCGATCCCCTATCTGATGCTGGCCCACTTCCGCTTCGGCGAGCCCTCCGGTTCCGTTCTGATCCAGGGCGAAATGCAGAAGCTGTTCTCGGGTGAAACCACACCGGAAGCCATTGGCGAAGCCCTGACGTCAGGTCTTGCCGCCTGGTACGAGCCGTTCAAGAAGTAAGAGCTCACGCTCGTCACATCCCCACCTAGCCTCCCCCTGTCAGGGGGAGGGACAGTGCGGTGGGTGTGGCAAGGATCTGCCAAGCACAAAGAACTTCTCCTCCCCCTGGAAAGGGGGAGGTCGGGTGGGGGTGGCAAGTCCGCCCCCTAAACCAAGCGAGTCCAACGACAATGCCCCAACTTCGGATGACCGGCCGCGGCCTCTGGATTACCGCGCTTATCGTGCCGCCACTGGCCTTTGTGGCGCTGTTCATCGTCTATCCGATCATTTCCGCGTTCGCCTATGCCTTCTTCGACTGGCAGGGCTTGCGGCGGGGCGCGTTTGTGGGACTCGAGAATTTCCACACTGTGCTGTTCGTCGAGCCCTATCGGAGCTGGACGCTCAACGCCTTCAAGAACAACGTCATTGTCTTTTTCGCGCTGATGGTGCTGCAGAACGGGCTCGGGTTTATCCTCGCCTATGCGCTCTGGCGCGAATTGCCCGGCGCGCGCTTCCATCGGATTGCGGTGTTTCTGCCGGTGGTGCTTTCGACCATTATCGTGGCCTATCTGTTCAAGCTCTTTTACCACCCGCTGTTCGGCGTCGTGAACCTGACCCTCCGCTCGATCGGGCTGAGTGGGTTGGCGCAACCCTGGCTGGGGCAGAGCGGGACGGCGTTGTGGTCGATCATCGTAGCCCAGGCCTGGCACATGGTGGGCTTTCCCACGCTGGTGTTCCTTGCCGGCATGCAGCGCATTCCCGGGGAAATCCTCGATGCTGTGCGCATGGAAACCGAGAGCGAATGGGTGAAGATCACGAAAATCGTCTGGCCGCTGGTGGCGCCGAGCGCGACGATCGTTTTCACGCTGCTGTTCGTGGGGGCGTTCAACTGGTTCGAGCTCCCCTATATCATGGCGGGGCTGGACGGCTCGCCCTTTGGGTCTTCGGACGTGCTGGGGCTTTATTTCTACCGCACGGCATTCGGCAATGTGTCGGCCGGCCAACAGGACTTCGGCCTTGGTAGTGCTTTGGCCGTCCTGATCTTCCTGTTCATTG encodes:
- a CDS encoding MurR/RpiR family transcriptional regulator; translated protein: MSVLKLLEAQKASMTLADREIAEFILEDPARMLDLSSAALAEATGRSQSSVVKFSQKLGYSGYQQLKMAVTTARAMEWHAPGGVIHGSIDASDSHMTIVQKLISSKLLSMRETASANDEETITAALAKLVGARKLLLAGVGASSLVAKDFSYKLLKLGRTVLLNSDNHIQISNASALGKSDALMALSYSGRSVETLRIAELAKKRGATVISVTGLQSNPLAEVADIKLFTVADEDRVRSSAITARDAQLVLMDMLFILLLRHQGDAYDYIHNSETAVTVLKA
- the murQ gene encoding N-acetylmuramic acid 6-phosphate etherase; translated protein: MAKSTLIAELEHLVSEARNPDTMQIDLMSTEQILAAMNAEDAKVAGAVNAVLPQIAEVVDCIVEAFKAGGRLIYAGAGTSGRLGVLDASECPPTFGVPETMVVGIIAGGDRALRHPIEGAEDDRNEGRRDLEKAKLEARDVVVGIAVSGRTPYVIGALEYANEVGATTVSLSCNPISAIADIAKIAISPVVGPEALTGSTRLKSGTAQKLVLNMLTTASMIRIGKSYENLMVDLSVSNAKLSARATRMLAEVSGCSNDEAERYLVEAGNNVKLAILMALTGMNAADAQAALSGADGFLRRAAADHPRIAS
- a CDS encoding sugar ABC transporter permease, which encodes MPQLRMTGRGLWITALIVPPLAFVALFIVYPIISAFAYAFFDWQGLRRGAFVGLENFHTVLFVEPYRSWTLNAFKNNVIVFFALMVLQNGLGFILAYALWRELPGARFHRIAVFLPVVLSTIIVAYLFKLFYHPLFGVVNLTLRSIGLSGLAQPWLGQSGTALWSIIVAQAWHMVGFPTLVFLAGMQRIPGEILDAVRMETESEWVKITKIVWPLVAPSATIVFTLLFVGAFNWFELPYIMAGLDGSPFGSSDVLGLYFYRTAFGNVSAGQQDFGLGSALAVLIFLFIALVAGVITTRLRAREIQL
- a CDS encoding extracellular solute-binding protein, which produces MKTNIVRIGAAVAALIMAAPAMAQELTFWSWRQEDRAAYEQFIDTFEAANPGITVKFETFEATNYNTILATALAGGTGPDLAQVRAYGGLENLAVGGYLEPLTAENVPAIANFNPAALAAESMRADGTLYAVPFASQTQLVIYNKTIFDQNGIAEPNTWEELVAASQKLKDAGVIPFANGTATAWQNETVTFGLGSTLFGRDFYDELIAGTTDFTDERFTSALGDVAALAKDYFADGFIGLDYPSAQQLFASGMAGMFVGGSYELSTFKTMNPDIEMGMFAAPGRAADDEKLVAIYFDGGYAINEAGKNKEAAFKFLNYLASTEFGQSMADTLKTLSAVPGVKFDSADLAEINELNQHSIPYLMLAHFRFGEPSGSVLIQGEMQKLFSGETTPEAIGEALTSGLAAWYEPFKK
- a CDS encoding glycoside hydrolase family 3 N-terminal domain-containing protein is translated as MASTTPLALFVGMPGYELSADEIAFFRETNPFGLFLFKRNLDNHDQIHKLVSQFKEAVGRDDAPVYIDQEGGRVQRLDNGNWPLFRPLGHFAALAKKDRELAKHALRQSHLAMGSMMSDLNIGSGTTPVVDLARPGTHDIISSRSLGSDPELVAEFGRVAIEALLEVGSMPIMKHIPGYGRVDVDPHHDLPVVRASVEEMMDTDFLPFIRLKDTPWAMVAHLIFTQIDPDLPASISPRVCELIRDTLDYDGVLITDCLTMDALTGSWDERVTAALDAGYDIALHSQGDLSQSQAACKAARPLSEKSLERIARAEGRLGTHRVDVHALHAEVEQIFRERGVA
- a CDS encoding GNAT family N-acetyltransferase, yielding MMDLLVNLYSRKMDELRRKAEAVEATIRVALPPEQHIIKDWVRTHFSEYWVSEVSAAMAHQPPGCLIATVDGQLVGFACHDATARGFFGPTGVSEDQRGKGIGLALFYHTLVAMKAQGYAYAIIGSAGPVDFYVKAAGAMPIPSDNEDIYQGLLRIKPKTEPEN
- the ugpC gene encoding sn-glycerol-3-phosphate ABC transporter ATP-binding protein UgpC; protein product: MAQLSLRGIKKRFKDTAVLHGIDLEIGDREFVVFVGPSGCGKSTLLRLIAGLDPITDGEFILNGQRMNDVPPSRRGIAMVFQSYALYPHMDVYENMAFGARLMGLTKDEVEARIAEAARMLRLEPLLQRKPRELSGGQRQRVAIGRALVRKPAVFLLDEPLSNLDAALRSEVRLEIAKLHRDIGGTMIYVTHDQVEAMTLADKIVVMNAGRIEQVGSPRELYETPANTFVATFIGSPRMTLVDVERRGDTLAMKGEGGSVTPGALPEETRLKLGLRSDAVRLSRNGGEGFAGQVVYTEYLGDNAYVYVRLADGTLLAARTTPNDLYAPDEIVTIGLEPAGAHYFSADTGRRLVPVGT